The following proteins are encoded in a genomic region of Bacillus sp. FJAT-22090:
- a CDS encoding gluconate 2-dehydrogenase subunit 3 family protein: protein MSEGKKNITRRDFLKTTGVATGALIGGGLIGGLVGFNMDKNDQDVSNAGKENHVMATPRGMQFFQNTRDFQVLSNATERIFPKDDLGPGAIELGVPYFIDNQLAGQYGSNSREYMHGPFAVGAATQGYQSRLTRGAIFRQGITLLEAEANKRFENGFSSLEGEQMDEILTAFQNDEIPMAGTTSAFFFRLLRSATLEGAYADPMYGGNNNMDGWRMKQFPGHQMAYIQLIESDKFQKIEPMSLGEM, encoded by the coding sequence ATGTCAGAAGGAAAGAAAAACATTACAAGAAGAGACTTTTTAAAAACGACAGGTGTTGCTACTGGGGCTTTAATCGGTGGGGGGCTCATTGGTGGATTAGTTGGCTTTAATATGGATAAGAATGATCAGGATGTTTCCAATGCAGGCAAGGAAAATCATGTAATGGCAACACCGCGAGGAATGCAATTCTTTCAAAATACTCGTGATTTCCAGGTGCTGTCTAATGCGACGGAGCGTATTTTTCCTAAAGATGATTTAGGACCAGGTGCAATTGAGTTAGGTGTACCTTATTTTATTGACAATCAATTAGCAGGGCAGTATGGAAGTAATTCGAGGGAATATATGCACGGTCCATTTGCAGTGGGAGCGGCTACGCAAGGGTATCAAAGTCGTTTAACACGAGGTGCAATTTTTAGGCAAGGAATTACATTGTTAGAAGCTGAGGCGAATAAAAGATTTGAAAATGGGTTTTCTAGTTTAGAAGGCGAGCAAATGGATGAAATTTTAACTGCTTTTCAAAATGATGAAATCCCTATGGCTGGAACAACTTCAGCATTTTTCTTTCGTTTGCTAAGATCTGCTACCTTGGAAGGTGCTTATGCAGATCCTATGTATGGTGGAAATAATAACATGGATGGTTGGAGAATGAAACAATTCCCTGGTCATCAGATGGCTTATATTCAATTAATTGAAAGTGATAAATTCCAAAAAATTGAGCCAATGTCACTTGGCGAAATGTAG